The sequence CATTATTATTGGTTTAAACATTGTCGGTTCATTCTCCTTTTCACGACTAGACCTAACCACTGAAAAGAGATACACTTTATCCAAAGTCACGAAAGACTTGCTATTAAATCTAGATGACATTATCTACTTCAAAGTATACTTAGAAGGCGAATTTCCTTCTCATTTCAAGCGACTAAGGAATAGCACAAAAGAAATGCTCGATGAATTCAAAGTGTACGGAGGAAGAAATATTCAATATGAATTTATCGACCCTTCTGCGAATAAAAACAAAAAGAGAACAAAAAAAATATACGAGAATTTAGCATCGTCTGGATTAAAACCCACTTCCGTTGAAGTTCAAAATGAATCTAAATTTTCTCAGCAAGTAATCTTTCCAGGAGCGATAATTACCTATATCGACAGGCAGGTACCGTTAATGCTTCTACAAGAACAAATGGGAATTAGTCCTGAACAGCAAATAAACAACTCCATCCAAACACTCGAATATGGCTTGGCAAACTCCATCCGAAAACTCGCCGTTTCTGCTAAATCAAGAGTAGCTTTTATTGAAGGTCATGGTGAACTAACGGCGCAAGAAACAGCAAGTATCACTAAAAGTCTTGATGAATACTATCTCGTAGAGAGGATTACATTGAATGGACAATTAAACAAGCTGAAGCTTATTGATGCGATCATCATCGCAAAACCAGAAGAAGAATTCCTAGATAAAGACAAGTTTATTATCGATCAGTTTATCATGAAGGGTGGTAAGGTAATGTGGCTGGTGGAATCTGTTTCAACTAATATAGATAGTCTTTCTATAAAGGGCGAAACAATGGCAGTTGGGATTAATCAAAATATTTCCGATCAATTATTTAAATACGGAGCGAGGGTTAATACCGACATCATTGAAGACCTTCAATGCGCTATTATCCCAATGATGGTTCCGATGAAAAAAGACATTAAACCATTCCCTTGGATTTACTATCCATTAATAACCAATACATCCTTCCATCCAATGGTTAAGAACCTTAATGCCATTAAATGTCAATATGCAAGTTCCCTTGATACCGTTGAGGCAAAAGGAGTAAAAAAGACTTTTCTCTTGAGGTCATCAAAATACTCACGAGCGGTAAGAGCTCCTCTTCCTATCCATTTAAAAGTTGCATATATGAAGCCAAATCCTGCAGCGTACAACGATCCATATCAAAATATTGCGTTATTACTTGAAGGAGAATTTACATCCGTATTTAAGAACAGACTTACAAAGCAAATCTCTAAGGATGAGAATTTAGATTACAGAGAAACAAGTAAAAAAACCAAAATGATAGTTGTTTCTGACGGCGATATAATAAGAAACGAAGTATACAATAATGGCGACATTTTACCATTAGGTAAAGAAAGATTGACCGGCCAAGAATATGGTAACGTAGATTTTTTCCTAAATGCAATGAATTATTTAACCGATAATATCGATATGCTTTCTGTAAGGTCTCGTGAATTAAAAATGAGGCTGCTCGACAAAACTATTTTGGAAAAACATAAGTTAAAATGGCAACTCATAAATACTGCCCTTCCAATACTATTGGTAATTAGTTTCGGTTTTCTGCAAGTTTATTTCAGAAAAAGAAAATATAGTTAAGCATGAAAAAAAATATTCTACTAGCGATTATCGCAGGAATTGTAATAATCGGTGTAATTCACAACCTAACATTATCTAACCGCGCTAGCAAAGACTTAACAGACTTTTCTGTGGCAGATACTTCTTTGGTAACAAAGTTATTCTTAGCCGACCAAAAAGAAAATAGGATCACAATTGAGCGACAAGAAGACGGAACCTGGCGAGCAAACGACGAGTATGTTGTTAGACCTGATGCCGTTGAAATTATCCTCTCTACACTTTCAGACATCGAAATAAAACGACCTACTTCAAAAGCTGAGCGACAAACAATAATTAAGCTTCTAGCAACAAATAGTGTCAAACTAGAAGTCTATCAAGGCAATGAATTAGTTAAGATATATTACGTGGGTACAGCTACAAAAGAAGGCAAAGGTACTTTCATGCTGCTTAGCGATACTGAAACGGGTAAAAATGCGAAGTACCCATATGTAGTTAATATACCAGGGTTTTCAGGCGATGTCCAATCTCGATTTTTCACAGACATCAATAAGTGGAGAGATGTTTCCATCTTTAATTACGGCATTGGAAATATTTCCGAAGTATCTATTAAGCATAACTCTAATAAAGAAAAAAGTTTTAGAATAAGACAAGAGAAGGGATCCTTCACAGTTACAGACTTTGAAGAGAACGTGGCCAACAATATCGATACGTCCACTATCCAGAGCTATTTAAATTTATACAACCATACTTCTATGGAAGGGTTTATAAACTTTATGAAAGTGAAAGATTCAGTAATGAATACAACTCCTTTCCTTACCATTACAGCTAAAGATTTCAACGATGATATCACCATATTAGACGCTTATTTGATAATAAAAAGAGACTATCGAAAAAATGATCCTAAAGCAACGGTTGCCGATTTGGACAGAATGTACGGGAGACTAAGGAAAAACGGAAGAACAGATTTTGTACTAATTCAATATTTCACATTCGACAATCTAACAGTCGATATTTCCAAGTTCCAAAACGACTCTATTGTTAATAAGTAATCGCTAACTTTTCTACCGAAATATTAAATTTGCTGGTACAAAACCGACAATAAATAAAGAGATGAAATTCATTGTATCAAGCACATCATTGCTTAAGCAGCTTCAAGCGATAAGCGGTGTTCTAAGCACCAACAACACATTACCAATTTTAGATAACTTCTTATTTGAAATCGGCCAAAACTATCTTTTAATATCTGCTTCTGATTTAGAAACTACTATTTCAGCAAAAATTACGATTGAAGCAAAAGAAGATGGCAACATCGCAATTCCAGCGAGATTGCTTTTAGATACACTTAAAACATTTCCTGAGCAACCCTTAACTTTTGACATAAATTTAAAGACTAACAGCATTGAAATATCGTCTGATTTCGGAAAATACAAATTGGCTGGACATAATGCTGATGAGTTCCCTAAACTTCCATCTATCGAATCCCCTGCATCTATTGAGATCAAACCAGAAGTACTTGCAGATGCACTTAATAGCACTCTATTCGCTACAGGAAACGATGAGCTTCGCCCAGTAATGTCTGGAGTACTTTGCGAAATTTCTCCCGATGATGTGATCTTTGTTGCTACAGATGCGCATAAATTGGTTAAATACAGAAGAACAGATTCAAGCGCTGATGATTTAAGTTCTTTTATTCTCCCAAAGAAACCTCTTACGTTGTTGAAATCTACATTGGGATCTGTTGATGGCGTTGTGAAAATAGAATACAACAAATCAAATGCCTTGTTTTCGTTTGGCAATATCAATTTAATATGTCGATTGATTGATGGTAATTATCCAAATTACTCGGCTGTAATACCAGACCAAAACCCAAACAAATTAGTAATTGATAGAACTACTTTATTAGGATCCATAAAACGTGTTTCAATCTTTTCGAACAAAACAACGCACCAAGTAAAGCTTAACATTAAGGGAAGTGAATTACAGATCTCTGCAGAAGACTTAGATTATGCGAATGAAGCGAATGAGCGTTTAACCTGTGAATACAGTGGCGAAGACTTAGAAATCGGCTTTAATGCCCGGTTTTTAGTTGAAATGTTATCTAACATGGATTCGGAAGAAATTGTAATGGAATTATCTACACCCAATAAAGCAGGAATAATTCTTCCACAGAATGATAGTAATACAAACAAAGAAGTTTTAATGCTCATCATGCCAGTAATGCTGAATACATAAAGGGGTTGAACCAACTCATATTTCTTGCTCTATCTATAATTATCGATTACTATTTTTATCAAGCGATAAAGATTACAACGTACAAACTACCCAAGAGCTATCAAAGACTCCTTACGGTAACATATTTTGGCTTTACCATACTTAGTGGCCTTTCTGTTCTGATCCACTTATTTTGGATCAATTATCATTCCTGGCCACTTATTCTTAAGGTATACATCCCGGGAATTGCAATGACTTTCTTACTATGTAAATTCATTGGGCTCTTCTTTGTAATTATAGATGACTTACTATTTATTTCACGAAAAATTCTGCGCAAGATCAACCCTTCTCAGAAATCATCAACGAATAATATTTCAAGAAGGTTATTTTTAAACAGAGCGGCAATTGTAGCAATGGCTTTACCTTTTATATCCTTTCTATATGGAATTATTCAAGGAGCCTTTAGCTATGACGTTAAAAGAGTAACCTTGAAGCTTAAGAACCTGCCGCTAGGTTTCGAAGGCTTAAAAATTGTTCAGATATCCGATTTACATACCGGTAGTTTTATTTCCAATAATCCAATCCAAGAAATCACAGATTTAGTTAACGAGCAAGGTGCTGATCTAATTCTATTTACTGGAGATTTAGTGAATGAAAGATCGAGTGAGGCAAGACCATACTTATATACCCTGAGCAAATTAAAGGCACCCATGGGTGTTTTTTCAATTCTGGGCAACCATGATTACGGCGATTATTTTAAATGGGACAGCGAATCAGACAAAACTGAAAACCTAAAAGAAATGAAGCAATATCATAAAGATATGGGATGGAATCTACTGCTAAACGAAACAGCTATCTTAGAAAAAGGTAATGATAAAATTGCTCTAATTGGAATGGAGAACTGGGGCAAAGCAAAGCGATTTCAAAAACTAGGTAGCGTTAGGAAAGCAAAAAAGGGAAGCGAAAATATGCCTGTAAAATTATTGATGAGCCATGACCCCTCCTATTGGGATTACCATCTACAAAACAAAACAGAAGATATCGATGTTACTTTCGCTGGTCATACACACGGCATGCAATTCGGAATAGATATCCCGAGATTTAAATGGAGTCCATCGAAATACTTCTATAAACAATGGGCAGGATTATACTCGGATGGCAAGCAACAACTATATGTAAACCGAGGAGTTGGATTCTTGGGGTACCCCGGGAGACTGGGTATATCACCAGAAATCACGGTATTTAATCTAGAAAGAGGTTAGAAGAAATCTATTCTACCCTTTCCTCTTCCTTGAAATATTCCTCCTCCCATTTCGGAAGTTTCTCTCTAATAACGCCTTGGTTATAATAAATCAATGACTCGTTAAATTTATACTTCGATTTATTCTCGGCAATCATATCGATCATATCATTAATTGTATCTCTGTTTGTCTTAAAAAAGGCATCTAAATATTTAGGATCGCTCATCCTACGCATTTCAATTAAAAAGGCGCGAGCAAAATCATCGTCTTTAAAAAAATCGGAACAATTATAGCCAAGACTTGGAAATTTGACAAAAACTCTTCTCACGGTATCACTTGGATTCGCATCATAGCCAATTGGTTCAATCACATCATTTTGAGCATTGTAATAAAAGCGCCTATTGTTCCAACAGTTAGCATGACCAGTATTAACGATATTGGATACCGCCCAAAAACGAGCCATCTTCTCAACATCAAATGCTTGAGATGTGGAAATACTATCACTTCGCCATTTTTTTAAAATTTCGGTAGCTCTTTCAAAATACTTTATTCGCTGAGGGTCTTTCTTAACCACATTTTTATTCATCACTTCAACCTCCGCATTATGATACACTTCTAACGATCTTTTCGCCCCTACATTTGCAAGCATTAAGGGTGCCCATTCATCTTCATTAAAACGAACTACAACCGTTCTTTCGACCTTATTTGTTTTAAAAATATCGTCCGAAAAATATTGTTCCATATTGTAATATTTCAAGTCCTTTCCATTAATAAATACTTTCACAAATCGAAAATCCAATGACATTACCCCCTCGGCTCTTAGCATCCTATGAAAAAGCCATTCATTCATATAATTCCGTGTATATGGCGGCTGCAGTGCGAATTCAGACAACCCGAACATAGTTTCTTCTTCAGCCATTTTAACTCGAACAGAATACCTATTACCACCCCAATGGTCTTCTAAATCTCCTTTAAGCTTTAACTTAATAACTATTGAATCTCCATTATATCTTAATTTTGCCCTTTGATATTTCTTCCCTTCACTTTTAAGAAGACCTATTTCCTTCGCTTTTGTTCTTTGCTCATCAAAGTAACCCATGGCCTCGTCTCCTATTTCCAAATAAAACTCAACCCGCGGAGACTTGTTCATATTCGTAGACTCTACAACCAAATTATCTTTTGCAGAAACAGTATCCACTTGATCACAATTTGAAAACAATTGCATCAAAATCAAGAAGATTATCAATTTGAAATTTAATTTCATGGTGGCAGTATTCTAAATTAATTATGAAATTGGACTAGGCCATCAATTGGTTTGCGCAATACATTCCCAAGAGTCAAACCATTCATTTCCAATACTTCTTTCAATTGATCTTTGAAATAATATGCTACCGAACCTACAAAATGAATTGGCACATCCTTGGCTTCTTTGTAACACATAACATGTATATCCACAAAGGCAGAAAATGCATCAACAACTATTTTCTGTGCATAATTACTTCCTATATTCTCCGATAAGAATGGTGCAAACGAAGCCAAATAAACATTAACATTAGGTTTCTTGAGAGTATTATCCAGGATAGAATTTTTATCAACCCCATACTTTTCAAGAAAGGCATTTGAAAGAGAAAGAGGCATCTTTTTATACAAAAAATCCGAGAGTAACCGCTTTCCCAAATAGCTACCACTTCCTTCATCCCCAAGAACAAACCCTAATGCAGGTACTTCTTCTCTTGCATCCACTCCATTAAAGAAAACTGAATTTGATCCAGTTCCGATTATACAGGATATACAAGAGTCTCCATCATACGTAGCAAAAACGGACGACAAAGCATCGTGCTGAACAGACACAAGTGCATTACTGAAAACTGCAGACAATCCAGTAGAAACAACCTCTTTCAAATCATCACTTGAACAACCAGCCCCATAATAGTGCACTTCAGCAATTTCATCAACATACTTTACTAAACCAGGCTCGTTTTGAATAATATTTTGAATAAATTCTGCGTCATGAAAAAATGGATTCAGACCCATCGTATTGACATCAATGCGAACACTGTCGTCAATAACAACCCAATCACATTTAGAAGATCCAGAATCTGCTATTAATTTCATCATATCTTATTCATTCAAAAGTAAATAAATGGGCGTGATAAATGGACTATTTTTACTGTCATTTCGTACAATACTAAACCAAACTTTACAATATTAGCTTGTGAGATTCATTAATTTAATAATTGTCCAACTTCTATTCGCACATATTATCATCGCCCAACCCGATAATGAAATTAAAAAGAATAAATCTACTGTAATAATTATAGGTGGAGGAATGGCTGGATTAAGTGCTGCGAAGCATTTAAAAGATAATGGAATAAACTGCCTGATACTCGAAGCCCAAAATAAAATTGGCGGCAGAATAAGCACTAATCGCGATTTGGGTTTCCCTATTGATGAAGGAGCAAGTTGGATTCATGGGCCAATAAATAATCCGATCACGTCACTTGCCGAAAAAAGTGGCGCTACTACAATCCTTACTAATGATGATAATGTAATCGTTTACGACACTAATGGTGTAGCATATCATGACGAAATACTAGATAGAAAAGAGAAAGAATTTAAAAATGCGTTGAAGCTTGTAAAACGCTCTGGTACTTTTAATAAGAGTTTTGAATCCGTTTTCAACTCTATCTATGAAGACGAATCGAATGATCCTTTGTGGAAATTCATGCTTTCATCCTATTTAGAATTTGACACAGGAGGCGATATTTCAAGATTATCTTCCACTTTTTTCTACGACGACAAAGACTACCGCGGAGAAGATGTATTTATAAAAAACGGCTACGACAAACTCACTTCTTTTCTTTCCGACTCACTAAATATTAATCTAAATCAACGCGTAGTCGACATTAACTATACGGATGAAGTGATTACAG is a genomic window of Flavobacteriales bacterium containing:
- the gldG gene encoding gliding motility-associated ABC transporter substrate-binding protein GldG; this translates as MKRRQDLIQLVLGLTIIIGLNIVGSFSFSRLDLTTEKRYTLSKVTKDLLLNLDDIIYFKVYLEGEFPSHFKRLRNSTKEMLDEFKVYGGRNIQYEFIDPSANKNKKRTKKIYENLASSGLKPTSVEVQNESKFSQQVIFPGAIITYIDRQVPLMLLQEQMGISPEQQINNSIQTLEYGLANSIRKLAVSAKSRVAFIEGHGELTAQETASITKSLDEYYLVERITLNGQLNKLKLIDAIIIAKPEEEFLDKDKFIIDQFIMKGGKVMWLVESVSTNIDSLSIKGETMAVGINQNISDQLFKYGARVNTDIIEDLQCAIIPMMVPMKKDIKPFPWIYYPLITNTSFHPMVKNLNAIKCQYASSLDTVEAKGVKKTFLLRSSKYSRAVRAPLPIHLKVAYMKPNPAAYNDPYQNIALLLEGEFTSVFKNRLTKQISKDENLDYRETSKKTKMIVVSDGDIIRNEVYNNGDILPLGKERLTGQEYGNVDFFLNAMNYLTDNIDMLSVRSRELKMRLLDKTILEKHKLKWQLINTALPILLVISFGFLQVYFRKRKYS
- a CDS encoding DUF4340 domain-containing protein; protein product: MKKNILLAIIAGIVIIGVIHNLTLSNRASKDLTDFSVADTSLVTKLFLADQKENRITIERQEDGTWRANDEYVVRPDAVEIILSTLSDIEIKRPTSKAERQTIIKLLATNSVKLEVYQGNELVKIYYVGTATKEGKGTFMLLSDTETGKNAKYPYVVNIPGFSGDVQSRFFTDINKWRDVSIFNYGIGNISEVSIKHNSNKEKSFRIRQEKGSFTVTDFEENVANNIDTSTIQSYLNLYNHTSMEGFINFMKVKDSVMNTTPFLTITAKDFNDDITILDAYLIIKRDYRKNDPKATVADLDRMYGRLRKNGRTDFVLIQYFTFDNLTVDISKFQNDSIVNK
- the dnaN gene encoding DNA polymerase III subunit beta; the protein is MKFIVSSTSLLKQLQAISGVLSTNNTLPILDNFLFEIGQNYLLISASDLETTISAKITIEAKEDGNIAIPARLLLDTLKTFPEQPLTFDINLKTNSIEISSDFGKYKLAGHNADEFPKLPSIESPASIEIKPEVLADALNSTLFATGNDELRPVMSGVLCEISPDDVIFVATDAHKLVKYRRTDSSADDLSSFILPKKPLTLLKSTLGSVDGVVKIEYNKSNALFSFGNINLICRLIDGNYPNYSAVIPDQNPNKLVIDRTTLLGSIKRVSIFSNKTTHQVKLNIKGSELQISAEDLDYANEANERLTCEYSGEDLEIGFNARFLVEMLSNMDSEEIVMELSTPNKAGIILPQNDSNTNKEVLMLIMPVMLNT
- a CDS encoding metallophosphoesterase — protein: MNQLIFLALSIIIDYYFYQAIKITTYKLPKSYQRLLTVTYFGFTILSGLSVLIHLFWINYHSWPLILKVYIPGIAMTFLLCKFIGLFFVIIDDLLFISRKILRKINPSQKSSTNNISRRLFLNRAAIVAMALPFISFLYGIIQGAFSYDVKRVTLKLKNLPLGFEGLKIVQISDLHTGSFISNNPIQEITDLVNEQGADLILFTGDLVNERSSEARPYLYTLSKLKAPMGVFSILGNHDYGDYFKWDSESDKTENLKEMKQYHKDMGWNLLLNETAILEKGNDKIALIGMENWGKAKRFQKLGSVRKAKKGSENMPVKLLMSHDPSYWDYHLQNKTEDIDVTFAGHTHGMQFGIDIPRFKWSPSKYFYKQWAGLYSDGKQQLYVNRGVGFLGYPGRLGISPEITVFNLERG
- a CDS encoding N-acetylglucosamine kinase; translation: MMKLIADSGSSKCDWVVIDDSVRIDVNTMGLNPFFHDAEFIQNIIQNEPGLVKYVDEIAEVHYYGAGCSSDDLKEVVSTGLSAVFSNALVSVQHDALSSVFATYDGDSCISCIIGTGSNSVFFNGVDAREEVPALGFVLGDEGSGSYLGKRLLSDFLYKKMPLSLSNAFLEKYGVDKNSILDNTLKKPNVNVYLASFAPFLSENIGSNYAQKIVVDAFSAFVDIHVMCYKEAKDVPIHFVGSVAYYFKDQLKEVLEMNGLTLGNVLRKPIDGLVQFHN
- a CDS encoding FAD-dependent oxidoreductase yields the protein MRFINLIIVQLLFAHIIIAQPDNEIKKNKSTVIIIGGGMAGLSAAKHLKDNGINCLILEAQNKIGGRISTNRDLGFPIDEGASWIHGPINNPITSLAEKSGATTILTNDDNVIVYDTNGVAYHDEILDRKEKEFKNALKLVKRSGTFNKSFESVFNSIYEDESNDPLWKFMLSSYLEFDTGGDISRLSSTFFYDDKDYRGEDVFIKNGYDKLTSFLSDSLNINLNQRVVDINYTDEVITVKTANHIFLCDYVLVTVPLGVLKNNTISFTPDLPHKMTEGISRLEMGTVNKFVLVWDTIFWDKQIDYIGIAPYTKGKFNTFLNMYKTNQVNALMTFTFGKYSDLTESYSDDEIIKEIMS